One Marmota flaviventris isolate mMarFla1 chromosome 16, mMarFla1.hap1, whole genome shotgun sequence DNA segment encodes these proteins:
- the Ror2 gene encoding tyrosine-protein kinase transmembrane receptor ROR2 yields the protein MARGLALPRRATLCVRAVWAAAALLLSAPGTSGEVEVPDPSDPLGQLDGPDSPIPTLKGYFLNFLEPVNNITIVQGQTAILHCKVAGNPPPSVRWLKNDAPVVQEPRRIIIRKTEYGSRLRIQDLDTTDTGYYQCVATNGVKTITATGVLYVRLGPTHSPNHNFQDDYQEDGFCQPYRGIACARFIGNRTIYVDSLQMQGEIENRITAAFTMIGTSTHLSDQCSQFAIPSFCHFVFPLCDARSRAPKPRELCRDECEVLESDLCRQEYTIARSNPLILMRLQLPKCEALPMPESPDAANCMRIGIPAERLGRYHQCYNGSGSDYRGTASTTKSGHQCQPWALQHPHSHHLSSTDFPELGGGHAYCRNPGGQMEGPWCFTQNKNVRMELCDVPSCSPRHSSKMGILYILVPSIAIPLVIACLFFLVCMCRNKQKASASTPQRRQLMASPSQDMEMPLINQHKQAKLKEISLSSVRFMEELGEDRFGKVYKGHLFGPTQGEQTQVVAIKTLKDKAEGPLREEFRHEAMLRARLQHPNIVCLLGMVTKDQPLSMIFSYCSHGDLHEFLVMRSPHSDVGSTDDDRTVKSALEPPDFVHVVAQIAAGMEYLSGHHVVHKDLATRNVLVYDKLNVKVSDLGLFREVYSADYYKLMGNSLLPVRWMSPEAIMCGKFSIDSDIWSYGVVLWEVFSYGLQPYCGYSNQDVVEMIRNRQVLPCPDDCPAWVYALMIECWNEFPSRRPRFKDIHSRLRAWGNLSNYNSSAQTSGASNTTQTSSLSTSPVSNVSNARYMGPKQKAQPFPQPQFIPMKGQIRPMVPPPQLYIPVNGYQPVPAYGAYLPNFYPVQIPMQMAPQQVPPQMVPKPSSHHSGSGSTSTGYVTTAPSNTSVADRAALLSEGTEDAQNIPEDVVQSPVQEAEEEEDGSVPETELLGDNDTLQMDEAQVQLEA from the exons GttactttctgaattttctaGAGCCAGTCAACAATATCACCATTGTCCAGGGCCAGACAGCAATTCTGCACTGCAAGGTGGCAGGAAACCCACCTCCCAGCGTGCGGTGGCTGAAGAACGATGCCCCCGTCGTGCAAGAGCCGAGGCGGATCATCATCCGGAAGACAGAATATGGCTCCCGCCTGCGAATCCAAGACCTGGACACGACAGACACTGGCTACTACCAGTGCGTGGCCACCAATGGGGTGAAGACCATTACCGCCACTGGAGTCCTCTACGTTCGGCTCG GTCCAACACACAGCCCAAATCATAACTTTCA GGATGACTACCAGGAGGACGGATTCTGCCAGCCTTACCGGGGAATCGCCTGTGCACGTTTTATTGGGAACCGGACCATTTATGTGGACTCCCTCCAGATGCAGGGGGAGATTGAAAACCGAATCACAG CGGCCTTCACCATGATCGGGACCTCCACGCACCTGTCGGACCAGTGCTCGCAGTTCGCCATTCCGTCCTTCTGCCACTTCGTGTTCCCGCTGTGTGACGCCCGCTCCAGGGCACCCAAGCCGCGGGAGCTGTGCCGCGACGAGTGCGAGGTCCTGGAGAGCGACCTGTGCCGCCAGGAGTACACGATCGCGCGCTCCAACCCGCTCATCCTCATGCGTCTGCAGCTGCCCAAGTGCGAGGCGCTGCCCATGCCCGAGAGCCCGGATGCAGCCAACTGCATGCGCATCGGCATCCCAGCGGAGAGGCTGGGCCGCT ATCATCAGTGCTACAACGGCTCGGGCTCAGACTACAGAGGAACTGCCAGCACCACCAAGTCGGGGCACCAATGCCAGCCATGGGCCCTGCAGCACCCCCACAGCCACCACCTGTCCAGCACAGACTTCCCCGAGCTCGGAGGGGGGCATGCCTACTGCCGGAACCCCGGAGGCCAGATGGAAGGCCCCTGGTGCTTTACGCAGAATAAAAACGTACGCATGGAACTGTGTGACGTACCCTCGTGTA GTCCCCGACACAGCAGCAAGATGGGCATTCTGTACATCTTGGTTCCCAGCATCGCCATTCCCTTGGTCATCGCCTGCCTCTTCTTCCTGGTCTGCATGTGCCGCAATAAGCAGAAAGCATCCGCGTCCACCCCTCAGCGCCGGCAGCTGATGGCCTCGCCCAGCCAGGACATGGAGATGCCACTCATCAACCAGCACAAGCAG GCCAAACTCAAGGAGATCAGCTTGTCCTCAGTGAGGTTCATGGAGGAGCTGGGGGAGGACCGGTTTGGCAAGGTCTACAAAGGCCATCTGTTTGGGCCCACCCAGGGGGAGCAGACCCAGGTGGTGGCCATCAAGACGCTGAAGGACAAAGCAGAGGGCCCGCTCCGGGAGGAGTTCAGACACGAGGCCATGCTGCGGGCTCGGCTGCAGCACCCCAACATCGTCtgcctgctgggcatggtgaccaAGGACCAGCCCCTCAGCATGATCTTCAGCTACTGCTCGCACGGCGACCTCCACGAGTTCCTGGTCATGCGCTCGCCCCACTCAGACGTGGGCAGCACCGATGATGACCGCACAGTGAAGTCCGCCCTGGAGCCCCCCGACTTCGTGCACGTCGTGGCGCAGATCGCAGCAGGGATGGAGTATCTGTCCGGCCACCACGTGGTCCACAAGGACCTGGCCACCCGCAACGTGCTGGTGTATGACAAGCTGAACGTGAAGGTCTCAGACTTGGGCCTCTTCCGTGAGGTGTATTCTGCCGATTACTACAAGCTGATGGGGAACTCGCTGCTGCCCGTCCGTTGGATGTCCCCCGAGGCAATCATGTGCGGCAAGTTTTCCATCGACTCGGACATCTGGTCCTACGGCGTGGTCCTGTGGGAGGTCTTCAGCTACGGCCTGCAGCCCTACTGTGGGTACTCCAACCAGGACGTGGTGGAGATGATCCGCAACCGGCAGGTGCTGCCCTGCCCGGATGACTGCCCTGCCTGGGTCTATGCCCTCATGATCGAGTGCTGGAACGAGTTCCCCAGCAGGCGACCACGCTTCAAGGACATCCACAGCCGGCTGCGAGCCTGGGGCAACCTGTCCAACTACAACAGCTCAGCGCAGACCTCGGGAGCCAGCAACACCACGCAGACCAGCTCCCTGAGCACCAGCCCCGTGAGCAATGTGAGCAACGCCCGCTACATGGGCCCCAAGCAGAAGGCCCAGCCCTTCCCACAGCCCCAGTTCATCCCCATGAAGGGCCAGATCAGACCCATGGTGCCCCCGCCCCAGCTCTACATCCCCGTCAACGGCTACCAGCCAGTGCCTGCCTATGGGGCGTACCTGCCCAACTTCTACCCAGTCCAGATCCCTATGCAAATGGCTCCACAGCAGGTGCCCCCTCAGATGGTCCCCAAACCCAGCTCACACCACAGTGGCAGCGGCTCCACCAGCACAGGCTACGTCACTACGGCACCCTCCAACACATCCGTGGCAGACAGGGCAGCTCTGCTCTCGGAGGGCACTGAGGATGCTCAGAACATCCCGGAAGATGTGGTCCAGAGCCCTGTacaggaagcagaggaggaagaagatggctCTGTCCCAGAGACCGAGCTCCTAGGGGACAATGACACTCTGCAGATGGACGAAGCACAAGTCCAGCTGGAAGCCTGA